The Daphnia pulex isolate KAP4 chromosome 6, ASM2113471v1 genome contains the following window.
TTCAATCGGATATCACGGTCGGGGTCGGGCAAATGgattcaataaattcataCTTGAGGTAAAGATAGAGTCGTTAATGTTGTTTAAAACTGGTCTCATAAGTGGTGGTCCACTGGAAACAGTGGCAGGTCTATTTGGCCGATTGGAAAACAAAGAGGGCCTGTTGAACAGTCGGTGGAATAACGTGAGTAGAGGATAATTATATACAGCGTCAGATGCAGACGAAAAAGATGGGCCAGCATCAGTCGATCCGGAATGGAAAGTCGATGAGGATGCGGATGCAGAAATCGCTGATGTAGGAAGGGTATGCGCTGTATTTAGAGGGTTCGAGGTGAACCATTTGCTTTCATTCTCGTCTTCTTCCATGCGGAGGAGTTGGTCATTGTTTAAAAGCAACTGCTGGTAAAAGAGAGGCGAATAATCAGGGCCGGAATAATAATCCGCCGGAGTCGGTTGAACGGCGTTAGGGTAATTTATCTGTGGGAAGGACTTGAAAGTGTACGTGGGGTGCTGAAGTAACAGCGGAGCTGTTTGATGCTGGTGGGTGTTAAAGGCGTAAGCAAAGTTGCCACCCTGGCGATATGTCTGAACCGTACCAGCATCTACAATCGCCACCAGCGCTAAAATCAATGGGACTGTCTGCATCAGTGAAAGAAATGTTGCACAATTTACCGATTGAGTTGTTTGTTTGATCTTAATTCACTTACGAAATTCATTTTGGCGAACCGTTAGTATACTAATTAATATCCAAAGTTCCTCGCCGTGACAACACGGAGATGCTTTTATCCTGACGTAAGACCGAGACACCACTGTGAACATTCGTGTCATCTTCCCGTCCGAGTTTATCggaaagacttttttttgaatagaaTCCTGATTTGTCTATGCAGGTTCCCTGAGGTGTTTGCTCTTGTCCTTCTTCGCCCTTCAGAGCTTCGTGAATGCTCCGCTAAGTTGCACCATTGCACTCGATACGgacattttgaattattataaggcaacagccaacaacctGCTTTATAAAGCTGAAGGCATTTCATTAGAAACCGGAATTGTTGTTGCATTGTTTTGTATACTcacttttaattgaaaatgctGCAGTGACATCTACGATTCTAACTACAAATAGTTTAcaacaaaattcttcttcgaatctctttttttatttcaaaaataaaaaaataaatggaatagTATCTGGTAGTTGCTACCTTATTGTTGCGCCTGATGTGTATTGCatgtttattttgtgatttttacaGTTGTAATAAGCGATTTATCAGATTATACAAATTCGGTTACATAACTTAGAACCGTTAGTTAGACTGCTGTTGAAATTTGACTGGAATTAGGAGTGAATTCAGGTTATAACGCACTGGTGGGCTAATCGCACAATCTCGGATACATATAGCAAATCTGGGCTTGAGCTCGATAAGTCAAAGATAAGGGCTCCATGGATTCAAACATGGTGTTTAATGTATTCTTCGTCCCAAGGGGCGCCATCAGAGGGGTGTTGGGGAGAACGTGACGGAAGAAATGCAAAAGTCGAGTCATCGGGCTGTTAATGACGTCGTAAGCCAAGTTGTTGCCAAGCGGAATGAACTGCGGAGCCGGTAAAAGTTCCACTTCCACGACGGCCAAAGCCAAAATCACGGCGACGATCTGCTGCACGTATAGACCCCGGAAACCGTTATAGTTTTCTACTTTAGTTTtcaggattttaaaaaataacagtctgtttatattttttgtactTACAAGTTTCATCGAAGCTTGTTGATTATTTGTTGACCTCAACTCGGTTTCTGACGCCATTCGTTACACTTCAGAACGTTTTATACGGCAGAGTGTGTAGTGGAACGACACACGTTACGcgaaccttttttctcccccaagACCGGTTTGATTTTCCTACTTAAGATTGCGCTCATCTGCCAGCAGCCAAGTCCTTCCtggtattcaaatttcaaataaggtTATACATGTTGTTGCTTTGATTCTGTCAAAACGAAGAGATTGTGTTTTCctcattcattttcatttgcttgCGCGGGGCGTTTCATCAAAGATGTTCTGGCCACAACAATATCAGCAAGACACGCACTGCTAAACCgtgccaaataaaaatcccgTTTTGATTTCGTATTAGTGGAGTGGTGGCTGCTTCGATAATTATTTCAGAAGAGCTACTCTCAATCGAATATGACCAGTTATTGTACCGATGAGCTATATACGGTCACGTGTCCAACCATATTCGGAGCAACTTTGTTTACTTCGATTTGTCTTTTCCTTGGTTATACCCGTTCAATCCGAATAAGGTGAGCTCATCTGTTATGGACAAACGATATTCAGATTTGGGCGTGGCTCATCGTCTTCTTTTCCGTTACGAAAAACTAGCCTACTCTCGACACGCATGgcataaaatgtttattttcagCAATCCTACTTTTGCGGATAATAGGACAATGAAGGAATCGACTCTGTAATTCGTAGCACGATCAATCTAGATTTTTCCGCTGCTCTTGTCACTCCCTCGTACCAGTTTTTAGTTTGAATTCGTGCATCGATGAACTGCTGCGCAATCAAAACAAGTCcactttttagaaaaataaaaagtcttcATTTTCGAATATCAAActggaattcattttttcgtacTGCCATTATAAGTTAATTCAATTGGATCAATTTCGATTGGTTTTTgcaacagaaaatattttttttttgtatttttcccttttctaacCGATAACAAAATCACAAGTTCAATGAGTAAATATGCATTAAAAGATAATCAGGGATAATTCGTGGTCGAAACGGTCATATAATAAGTGGTCAATCGGTGgtcaacaacaataacaacaggCGGATTTTAAGCGGCCTGAACAACAACGGAATCAGCGGCCTCGACCGGCTTCACTTCAGCGGCCGGCTTCACCGGCTCATCAGCGGCCAGGGGAAGGAGTCCGTACCCGGGGTACACCAAAGGAGATCCGACGCCGTACGGGTAAGCGCCATATGCGTAAGTGGATGGATAAAGGTACGGAGAAGGTAGGGCGACGGATTCGACCTTCTTGGCCTCGGTGGTCGCCTTACTGATTTCAACGGGGTTGATCAATGGGTATGGggcaaaggggaaaaaagggttGACGAAAGGCAAGGCAGTTTCGACCTTCTTGGACTCAACGGCTTTCACGTCAGCAGCAACGGGGTTGACCAGCTGGAATGGAGCGGGATAAGGTAGAACATGCTGGACGTAAGGCAGGCTGTTGACTGTGTAGGCGAAATTGGCACCCTGCTGGCGATTGTAAACGATTCCAGCATCAACGACGGCCAGGGCCAAAACTGCTGCAACAATCTGCTTACatataaaaatgaaggaaTTAAAAACGACAATGATTTAAGTCTAGAATTGGATTGAGATTTTGACTCACGAATTTCATGATGACTTCGATGATCACAGCAACTCTGAAGAATCTGGTGCTTGTTGATGTGAATTCGCCAAGCTTTTATAGTGACGTCCCAGCACGAAGCCAAGTTGgcgaaaacttttgttttattttctacccGACAGCGAATTAGACGCGAAGGATGTATATCCCCAATTTGCACTTGTTGCCAGTATAGTAATAGCGAAGATGGGTGTGGTTCCTCTTTTGTCCAAATAAGGGAATAGTTACACGTGCTGCTAGGTTTTACCCTCAATGACATTGGCGTTGAAACGACGGTCGGTTGCCATGGGGAAACAACCGTTAATCCATATTGTAAACGACAATGTTTGAATTTGCGCAAGAGAGGAAATAACGTATAGGCATCAGAAGAATTATGAATAAGGGCTCCGCATTTGAAGTCAATAACCTTTGCTGAACTGCTGGAGACAGAAATTCATATCTATACGTATTTCTTGAGCTCTAAATGGCCGTCTTTTTCACTCATGGCCAAGGTCAGAGCACAAGAGCGACGTATTGCGGATGAGTCcacaacttttatttattcttttcaacatttttattttcttcctatttGGTTTTGCCAAAAAACCTGACAGGACTATCTTTGGGCGTTGGCCATCACCGTGCCCTGAGGAGGACCGCCAGCAGAAAACTCACCTTCACTTCCATTATCTCCTCTCTTTTCTATTCCCCCATctcgattttcttttgaaatttgtaactGGTTCATATCGTCCGAAATAAACACTTCAGTCGGAGAAGAGATGCTTCAATCCTCAATGTTTTGACACGGAGCATCTAATTTGGGAGTGGGATATTATAAGCGATACTTTTGAAaggctttttttaaagagctCTTCGTTTAGGATCTAACGCTTACATATACCGATGCATCGCGAAGTCTGTCGGCGAAATAATCGGAGCTCCTGTAAGTAGAAGAATATCTGCCGCAACTGGAATGACTGGCCGAAAGGATTTTCTTCCAGTTCATTCTGTGAAATGTTCAGTCATCGTGAAAATGATGCGTAAACATAGACATTTTGCCGGTAACTAATGAGATGATTCAAACAGGTGAATATACGGGAGCAGAATAATGGAGGAACTAGAAGAATTTCAAGGCCAATCTCTTGAAGCCAAAATCGCAAtctcttgtttaaaaaatgtatacgtATGCAATCGGGAAATGCCATTCAGAAATATATGAATTCAAGATAAAGGCGATTTATACATTATCATTTAagataaaaggaaaattcagTCACTgaaacgttttatttttaaagaaaaattaaacaagaagCTCAAAATCTTCCCACACCCAAAAGTAGACAAGAATGACCAATCCCTTTCTTAGACTTATTCTCATGTgggtgttttttctttttgcgctGTTGACCGCGCGGCGATCGTGACAAgtaaggaaaaacaaattcttttaacCGAACTCTTTCGATGAACTCTTCTCACTGCCGTTagtttttcggttttttcctTATGCGCCGTCACCCGATGGCCTTGAAGACGGCTGCAGGTATAAGCACATGTGTGTGGTGATTGCATATTACAAAGACCTAATTGCGCAGCCGGAGATCgcttataattattttctgttcgGTTTGGGTTAGGTTATTATCACGTTGTCGTTAATagtctttaaaatttattgatttctttttcttttcaatttttcgctTCTCGTTTAATAGTTCTTTTgaacttttgggtttttatgtGCTCATTAAATGATGCGCATAATGAGCGCTCTGCagaatgaaatagaaaaacgatTGAACATTTTTAGCCAGAAGCCCCCCGCCTTATAACCCATTCGGAGCACTGCTGACGCGGTAGCGGTGGCATCCTCCGGCCCTGTCGTTCTCATTTTCTCACGCTACACCAACGACTCTGAACGAGGATAGCTTATTAATTCTAAACTATAATCTGCGaatggaaatcaattttcGGTCCTGCTGGTACGAGAGTAGCAAGTTGGCATTTCCTTTATGAACTGCTGATAATAATGCTCTCTGCTGGCGCAACGGGTTATTCCACATTGTTAGTCGCCTATTCATCGGTCAACGCTCGTATGTTTTCACAAAGAGTCTACCTTACATTCGTTTTATCGTATCGTATAAGAATAATTCGTTTTGGTCGTCCTGTTTATCTCATCCGTGTGTAATGGTGGCAGTAGGGGTACAGTCGATTGTGAAACcggccaaaatgaaaacaaataaacagcaaagtctatttttttttttaatttatctttTGAAAACCCTGGCGGCAAAAGAGGCACGAGGCGGTGGATGAACGCTGAAGACTCTGAAGAGGAGAAAGATGGAGAGagggtggggtgggtgggagaAGATTCGGAGGGCAGACGAAAGtagaaaagaagtaaaaagccCTTGAACTTGAAGCGAAAGACCGTCAGTCGACAAGAGTCGTCTACCTGGAGCTGGTGCTGCAAAACTCGTCACAGGTGTATACACAAAAAAGACTACCGCAATAGCAATCAGAACAATCTCGCCAGACCTTAACAAACAAACGCAGAATCAACATGGGAGTCTGCAGGGTAAGTCATCTCATCTACAAATTACATTTAGTCGTACAAACTAGAATAACATTTGTGACACCGATATACTTACGTTTCAGGTTATTCTATTGGCGATGTTGATGGCCTGCTTGGTGGCCGGAGTTCCTCTTCCCAGCGAGAATCCAGCATCCGCCCAACAGGATCCAGTCGAAGCCCGGGAAGATCCCGACTTAACTGTCCACCGAGTGagttttctgaaattttaattcttcccTATCTTCCGACGATATCTGCAACAtcaccaatttttattttctttctttcttccactcAAGTTGGATGCCGATGAAGCCATTCCAGCGGCTGAAATTGCGGCTGACATTGCTGCCCAATCGGAGATTTTCAGCGGCGATAACGTCGCAGCGGTAGATGTAAGTCTTGcacagcttcttctttttttcttcttttttacctaTAGCTTTATAGTTGTCAGATGTACTTGGGAATCGATAagatcgtttttttcttctcagaGCTGAATGACGCGCTTGTTAGCCTGGCTTTTGTCCGCTTCGTTATTATCagctcaaaaaaagaaaaagaaaaaaggactttAACCTTTTGACGGCTGACAGGAACTGGCTgtatacattttatttctatttctcaaGTCCCTCAAGACCTTGACTCTTCTTTTGAGAGGCTCATTAAGAATTCTGTCGACTCCTCTGTCGTTTTCCCTTCTAGTCTTTGCCACTATCTGTCAGTCGTCAACACCAGCCCCCCAACGGTAAAAATGTCGACTTCCCTGCtgggtgtgtgtttttttttcggtttcgaCACAGGTGAACATGATGAAATCGGCTCGATAAGTTGAGCCGTGTTATCGCGTACCATCGCCGTTAATTTTTTATGGTACGACTCTGCAATTAAAAGTGATGGATGGGTATACTATTATTGGGAGTTCCCTTATAGAgaacaaaagtaaaattagcttttttctaaaaatgttaTCACAAATCTTAGTAGTTCATAAACGGTGACGACATGATCTGATCATCTGGGCCGTTCTCAATAACATTTTCGTTCTTACCGggtcgtttttttgtttgtctgtagAGAAACGTACCAACTAGTGTTCGGCAATTCGGAGTGGCCGTTCCGGAGTTGAAACTCAGTCATTTCCAGAGGTTCGATGATGAGGGCCGCTACAGTTTCGGCTACGCTTATCCCGAACAGGTTCGCATGGAATCCCGTTCCGAAGACGGAGTCGTCACTGGATCTTACTTCTACACAGACCCCAATGGCGTTCACAATCAGGTTTgttaattatctttttttttaacatataTCCACACGACCTCAGGCGAAAGCCAAAAGAAGAGGTCAATAAACGAAGCAAAAGCGTTttccgcttttatttttcgttcgtaAAAGTTGTATAATTTGTAACGGATTGAATAGAGGGCGCGGGAATTCCGGgcggaattttgtttttgttcttttatcaACCGCGGAGGTCACACGCAAAGTTTGTTGAAAAGGAGACGTAATCACTGCGGGGTGTTTCTTAATCCTTATGGTATACCTGTCCTCGTATACCATTCTCTACGGGTGTTTAAGCGCTGCCAGCCTGTATTTCGTTCAACCGCAACTCTCGGGGAATATACAATCATTTCGGGCCTCTCTATAGAATGATGATGCAGTgcataaaaatatcaaacataTCGAACGCTCGAGGCTAGACGATTTCACACGCTTGCCAGAGAACAATCGAAAGGATACGGGCTGGTTTTCCCTGAAATTCACCCAAACTCccaattttggtttgtttaaattatCTTGACTCAACGCTAACAATTCGCTTATTCATCGACGAAACAGGTTCAGTATTTGGCGGATGGCGATGGATTCCGCGTTGCTGCCAACAACTTGCCCGTCTTTTATCCCGGAGAGCAACCCAAGGACACGCCCGAGGTTGAGGAAGCCAAGCGCAAACATCTCGAGACTTGGGCCGCCATcgccaaacaaaacaataaggCACAAAGTAATTGCGCAATCCCAATcgattcatttcccttttgaaaaaaaaattaaaaaattaaattaaattctaaacaaaaaattatttgattactTAGTCGCAAAGGAAGAGGCCATCAGGAGGGTCGAAGCTGCCACTAACGTTGAAGACAATCGCGAAGCTGTCATCACCGATGCCCTAGAGGCGGATGAAGTTGAGTCTGCCATGGAACTGTTCCGCCCGGACTCTGCATCCAAGATCGAACAAGATTCCGCATTGGAGAAACAGCCGTCCATCAAGCCCCTTGACCCTGACGTCACCATCGATGAAGAGAAACAGGCCGTCATTACCGAGCAGGATGAGGACATCAACGCCGGAATCTTTGACAGCGATGCCGAGCCCATCCGGCTGTTGGCCCAGGTCTACGCCAAACACGTCCAGGCCAACGCCGAACCGCCGCAGGTCATCGAGCGTCCGGCTGGTTTCCATCCGCAGAATATTTTGCTACCCGTCGGATTCGACCTGTTCAGCCGCGACGACGGAACAGACGGTCGAGATGCCGTTGAAATCACCAATCCGGAATTCATCGACCTTCGAGCCTTCTTCACCAGCCGCACCCGCAACCAAATGCCCCAGATCGTCCTCCGCGCTGAAGAGAAAATGGTGAAACCGTCGAAATTCGACGACAACATCACGGAAGATCTCCTCACTTCGGTGGAGCCCAATCCGGCCGAATTGGACTTTGACGGCGAGTTCGTCGCGCCCAATGAGTTGTACAACTATTACTTCAACATTGCCAACGGCGGTGATGAGCAGACCAGTCCTTTGGTGGCTATTCCTCTGAATCGCGAGACACTGGAAAAGTTGCCCGAATCTTTGCAATTGGCTCTGAACGGAATGGGCGCCATTGACGGCCACCACAACGCCCAGTCGATGCCCAGCCAGCAGGTCCGATTGAATCAGCAATTGCTGAATCAGCAGAGGTTCGCCAGCAACTTCTACAACTACCAGCAGCCTTACTATTCGCCATACTCTTCATTCTATTCCCCTTATTACCATTACCGCCAAACGGCCGCCCAGTATAATCCTTACAGCAATTACCACATGTCCCCTTATAGACGCATGCCTTCAGTAAGGCCCTATTCGCCAAACCCATACCATTACAACCCGTATTATTCTTACTAatttgatataattagttGCAATTATGCGAATTTTTCGATGgcatttaaattatttcccaTCGTCTGGCCAGGGCGTGGTCAGGCCAAGGTTTCTTTTACGGGGGGTGgggcattttgttttcaagctTCTTTGACACACTGTTTGTTATAAATGATGTAATTGgggttggttgttgtttagaATATTCCTTGGTATTATCAAATAATTGGACGAATAATTATGCAACAACAATACAATCCTCAATcgaattgtttcttttttctactcaTTGTCTATGAACGTGACGCAATCGTTTGCCAATTAAGTAACGAATTAACGATCAATCATTGTTATAATACTAATAAAAGTTCAAATCTTTTAACATTCTTCAACCTTTACCATTAGAAAGTTAAACACTCGTTACTTAGAAAGTTAACAACTCGTTGTCACTCGACATTtccataaaatattttcctatCAAAACTAACTATACTACGACATTTTGTTGAAGTTGctaataattatttgtattaatttAGATTTACTGAATTATTGctgttaattaattttgaatggaGTAAACTTTATCGTATCATTCGTTTATGGTGATGTCCAGCATAACTGAGAATTACAACAGAATGttgtttgaattattattttttaaaacttatattaaattttaaggTGACCAATCGATCATTGCAACtagtttcaaattaattatttaagaattctagaaaaggaatttgtttttcgttgtGCATGAGttgatttgttaaaaataatttaaatgggTCAATTGAGCGTGTAACGAGTGCTCGCAAGCTTGTGGAAACGATTCGGCTGTTTGAAGATGATGGGCGGTTCCCCCGGAAGTTGTTCAACAACAATCCGGCGATCCTCTACGGGGTCTGTTGGTGGTAAGGCGACGGGCGGAGGAAAAGCCGCTCGAGTCTGACGTCGTTGCGGAAGATCCGGAACGTCAATTTTGGGAAAGACGAATCGAAAGTTGCTGTCGAGTGCCTGAGAGGCGGGCAGAAATCCACCGGACCTGAAATAATCAGCCGCGTCGATGGAAACAGACTCTTTTTCGTCGTCAACTATCGGCTGTTTGGGCAAGACGAGGACAGTTTTCAATTTGTCTTCAGCGTCATCGACTATGAAC
Protein-coding sequences here:
- the LOC124196478 gene encoding uncharacterized protein LOC124196478, with translation MKFIVAAVLALAVVDAGIVYNRQQGANFAYTVNSLPYVQHVLPYPAPFQLVNPVAADVKAVESKKVETALPFVNPFFPFAPYPLINPVEISKATTEAKKVESVALPSPYLYPSTYAYGAYPYGVGSPLVYPGYGLLPLAADEPVKPAAEVKPVEAADSVVVQAA
- the LOC124196455 gene encoding uncharacterized protein LOC124196455; amino-acid sequence: MGVCRVILLAMLMACLVAGVPLPSENPASAQQDPVEAREDPDLTVHRLDADEAIPAAEIAADIAAQSEIFSGDNVAAVDRNVPTSVRQFGVAVPELKLSHFQRFDDEGRYSFGYAYPEQVRMESRSEDGVVTGSYFYTDPNGVHNQVQYLADGDGFRVAANNLPVFYPGEQPKDTPEVEEAKRKHLETWAAIAKQNNKAQIAKEEAIRRVEAATNVEDNREAVITDALEADEVESAMELFRPDSASKIEQDSALEKQPSIKPLDPDVTIDEEKQAVITEQDEDINAGIFDSDAEPIRLLAQVYAKHVQANAEPPQVIERPAGFHPQNILLPVGFDLFSRDDGTDGRDAVEITNPEFIDLRAFFTSRTRNQMPQIVLRAEEKMVKPSKFDDNITEDLLTSVEPNPAELDFDGEFVAPNELYNYYFNIANGGDEQTSPLVAIPLNRETLEKLPESLQLALNGMGAIDGHHNAQSMPSQQVRLNQQLLNQQRFASNFYNYQQPYYSPYSSFYSPYYHYRQTAAQYNPYSNYHMSPYRRMPSVRPYSPNPYHYNPYYSY
- the LOC124196459 gene encoding uncharacterized protein LOC124196459 — encoded protein: MNFTVPLILALVAIVDAGTVQTYRQGGNFAYAFNTHQHQTAPLLLQHPTYTFKSFPQINYPNAVQPTPADYYSGPDYSPLFYQQLLLNNDQLLRMEEDENESKWFTSNPLNTAHTLPTSAISASASSSTFHSGSTDAGPSFSSASDAVYNYPLLTLFHRLFNRPSLFSNRPNRPATVSSGPPLMRPVLNNINDSIFTSSMNLLNPFARPRP